The nucleotide window TATGCTCTGGATAGGCGGACAGATTTCCACTGTTAATATTATAAAAGGTGTATGGCTTCCTTCTATGCTCAATTTGGTGGTTCCCCTTATAATAACTTCTTTCTTCCTGAAGGGAAACATTGTGCCGCCAGATGATATAGAAGATAGAGCGACAAACATCTCGCAATTTGAGAAAAACCTGATGTTTTTTATTGGTATAGGTGCTTTGATTTTTGTCCCGATATTCAAGGCAATAACGCATTTACCTCCCTATCTTGGCATTCTGTTTACTCTTGGCATAGTCTCGCTGACCAGCAATATCCTGCATCGCCATAAGTCTGATGAGGAAAAAGAGCATCTCACCCTAACCAGGGCGCTTAAGAAAATTGATATGGCATCGGCTATATTCTTTATAGGCATTTTGCTTGCTGTGGCTACGCTTTCCGCAAATGGCATGCTTCCTGCTCTGGGGCATTGGCTTGATGCTAAAATCGGTAGTCAGGCTCTAATTGTCATTATCGTGGGGTTTGCTTCAGCAATAGTAGGTAATATTCCTCTTGTAGCGGCTTCTATGGGAATGTATCCTCTTTGTCAATTTCCGCAGGACTCTCTTATTTGGGAGATTATGGCTTATTGTACCGGTACCGGAGGTTCGATTTTGATAATCGGTTCAGCGGCGGGTGTGGCGGCAATGGGTTTAGAGAAAATCGAGTTCTTCTGGTATGCCAGCCGTATTGGTCCTCTTGCCTTTATTGGATATTTTTGCGGAATAGTGGCTTATCTAATTCAGTATAATCTCCTGCATTGAGACTTGAATGCTTCACCGAGAATTGCTGAGGGTTAAGGATTTTTGT belongs to bacterium and includes:
- the nhaD gene encoding sodium:proton antiporter NhaD, producing MMIMVAVVFVLAYTMIAFEYSLKINKSAIALLAAGLMWTLYSFASPLGVEVVNHQLTENLAETAAVVFFLICAMTIVEIIDSHGGFEVITSRIKAKKLLSLLWIIGFITFYLSAILDNMATTIAMIALMKRLLKERKQRLFFAGIIVIAANAGGAWSPMGDITTTMLWIGGQISTVNIIKGVWLPSMLNLVVPLIITSFFLKGNIVPPDDIEDRATNISQFEKNLMFFIGIGALIFVPIFKAITHLPPYLGILFTLGIVSLTSNILHRHKSDEEKEHLTLTRALKKIDMASAIFFIGILLAVATLSANGMLPALGHWLDAKIGSQALIVIIVGFASAIVGNIPLVAASMGMYPLCQFPQDSLIWEIMAYCTGTGGSILIIGSAAGVAAMGLEKIEFFWYASRIGPLAFIGYFCGIVAYLIQYNLLH